From Mustela erminea isolate mMusErm1 chromosome 1, mMusErm1.Pri, whole genome shotgun sequence, a single genomic window includes:
- the APC2 gene encoding adenomatous polyposis coli protein 2 isoform X1, with translation MAPGLLPAPRLAAAAASRIPHPPPLAVVSPSPRSGGAAWAGRDRALSAPEPSACAAKTPKTRNPRPAAPPPAQPERDKALQELKMASSVAPYEQLVRQVEALKAENSHLRQELRDNSSHLSKLETETSGMKEVLKHLQGKLEQEAGVLVSLGQTDVLEQLKALQMDITSLYNLKFQPPALSPEPAARTPEESPVHGSGPSKDSFGELSRATVRLLEELDRERCFLLNEIEKEEKEKLWYYSQLQGLSKRLDELPHVETQFSMQMDLIRQQLEFEAQHIRSLMEERFGTSDEMVQRAQIRASRLEQIDQELLSAQDRVPQTEAQALLAVKSVPVEEDPETEVPTHPDDGVPQPGNSKVEVVFWLLSMLATRDQEDTARTLLAMSSSPESCVAMRRSGCLPLLLQILHGAEAGNGSPGAPGAKDARMRANAALHNIVFSQPDQGLARKEMRVLHVLEQIRAYCETCWDWLQGRDGADGGGNGGGERVGAPVWGAPVPIEPQICQATCAVMKLSFDEEYRRAMNELGGLQAVADLLQVDYEMHKMTRDPLNLALRRYAGMTLTNLTFGDVANKATLCARRGCMEAIVAQLASESEELHQVVSSILRNLSWRADINSKKVLREVGSMTALMQCVLRASKESTLKSVLSALWNLSAHSTENKAAICQVDGALGFLVSTLTHKCQSNSLAIIESGGGILRNVSSLIATREDYRQVLRDHNCLQTLLQHLTSHSLTIVSNACGTLWNLSARSPRDQELLWDLGAVGMLRNLVHSKHKMIAMGSAAALRNLLAHRPAKYQTTATAVSPGACAPSLYVRKQRALEAELDTRHLAQALDHLEKQGLPEAEADAASKKPLPPLRHLDGLARDYASDSGCFDDDEAPSLAAAAATAEPASPAVLSLFLGSPFLQGQALARAPPARRSGPEAEKEASGEVAVAARAKAKLALAVARIDRLVEDISALHTSSDDSFSLSSGDPGQEAPREGRAQSCSPCRRPEGRRPEAGSRAHPLLRLKAAHASLSNDSLNSGSTGDGRCPREHTRSCPLAVLAEHREGSPSSQVRPSRLDLHLPGRQEPASRDGSAADACVRTIKLSPTYQHVPLFEGNPRAGMGSLAPGARKQAWLPMDGLSKVPEKLVAETVPLCLSRCSSLSSLSSAGRPGPSEAGDLDSDSSLEGLEEAGPSKADLDGAWLGPGAASLPVAIPAPQRGRGLGVEDTTPSSSSENCVQETPLVLSRCSSVSSLSSFESPSIASSVPSDPCSGLGSGTVSPSELPDSPGQTMPPSRSKTPPLAPAPPGERESTQFSLQWESYVKRFLDIADRRERCRLPSELDAGSVRFTVEKPDENFSCASSLSALALHEHYVQKDVELRLLPPACPERGSSGSGGGPGLHFAGHRRRDEAGGCLEGPAATDQELELLRECLGAAVPARLRKVASALVPGRRALPVPVYMLVPAPARGDNSCADSADGTPVTFSSATSLSDETLQGPPRDPPSGRSDRQKPAGREAPARQATGHRHRAWGAGRSPEQARGVGRSREGLELPLRQPSSACKDQDVSRPSPGRGDGALQSLCLTTPTEEAVYCFYDNDSDEEPSEAVVPPRRASAIPRAVKRERPAGRKEVQAAPKAAPKATQAARAQPSLIADETPPCYSLSSSASSLSEPDPPEHPAGRPQALEPAANKGLGTAGGRHGPPSPRVQTGLLRRGANSAVPRRRFQASGSRRRKPQATQPDKQPAEGPRERGDEAASSDHASDLDSVEWRAIQEGANSIVTWLHQAAAAATHEASSGSDSILSGSGLSGSSTLQPSLHRKGRRLQAGGPVGSTARPEKRDSALAQHSTSGPEKLRGAQKTTCRVPAVLRGRTVIYVPSPAPRAQPKGHPGTHVAPRKMGPPSPAQPGAPAKTPSPGQQRSRSLHRPGKSSELAALSPPQRSATPPARLAKAPSSGSSPASPASQAPTRRLPTGTQAAGPLPGPGAALVPQTPTRALLSKQHKTQKSPVRIPFMQRPARRGPPALARAAPEPGPRGRAAAEGSPGARGGRLGLVRVASARSSGSESSDRSGFRRQLTFIKESPGLLRRRRSELSTPEAARPASQGGSPRRSQPALPTVFLCSSRCDELRAAPRQAPVPQRAPAARPSPSERPARRPSSESPSRLPVRTPTAPPEAVKRYASLPHISVARRPDGAAPGAGADAARRSSDGEARPLPRVAAPGTTWRRIRDEDVPHILRSTLPATALPLMGAPSEEGPSSPPQRKTSDAVVQTEDFAATKTNSSTSPSLESRGPPQAAICGPSTLTGSDVDGLGPTKAPTSAPFVHEGLGVAAGGFPTSRHGSPSRSARVPPFNYVPSPMAAAATDLATEKAPAAAPTSLLE, from the exons GTGCTTCCTGTTGAACGAGAtcgagaaggaggagaaggagaagctctGGTACTACTCGCAGCTGCAGGGCCTGTCCAAGCGCCTGGACGAGCTCCCGCACGTGGAGACG CAGTTCTCGATGCAGATGGACCTGATCCGGCAGCAGCTGGAGTTCGAGGCCCAGCACATCCGCTCGCTGATGGAGGAGCGCTTCGGCACGTCGGACGAGATGGTGCAGCGCGCGCAG ATCCGCGCTTCGCGCCTGGAGCAGATCGATCAGGAGCTGCTCTCCGCCCAGGACCGCGTGCCGCAGACCGAGGCCCAG GCCCTGCTGGCGGTGAAGTCAGTGCCGGTAGAGGAGGACCCGGAGACTGAGGTCCCCACGCACCCTGACGACGGTGTCCCTCAGCCGGGCAACAGCAAG GTGGAGGTGGTCTTCTGGTTGCTGTCCATGCTGGCGACACGGGACCAGGAGGACACAGCCCGCACCCTGCTGGCGATGTCCAGCTCGCCGGAGAGCTGCGTGGCGATGCGCCGCTCGGGGTGTCTGCCGCTGCTGCTGCAGATCCTGCACGGCGCGGAGGCGGGCAACGGGAGCCCCGGGGCGCCGGGAGCCAAGGATGCACGCATGCGCGCCAACGCGGCGCTGCACAACATAGTCTTCTCGCAACCGGACCAGGGCCTGGCGCGCAAGGAGATGCGCGTCCTGCATGTGTTGGAGCAGATCCGGGCCTACTGCGAGACCTGCTGGGACTGGCTTCAGGGCAGGGACGGTGCCGACGGAGGCGGCAACGGCGGCGGTGAGCGCGTAGGAGCTCCGGTGTGGGGGG CCCCTGTCCCCATTGAGCCTCAGATCTGCCAGGCCACCTGTGCCGTGATGAAGCTGTCCTTTGATGAGGAGTACCGCCGTGCCATGAACGAGCTGG GTGGGCTGCAGGCCGTGGCAGACTTGCTGCAGGTTGACTACGAGATGCACAAGATGACGCGGGACCCGCTCAACCTTGCCCTTCGCCGCTACGCCGGCATGACCCTCACCAACCTCACCTTTGGGGACGTCGCCAACAAG GCCACGCTGTGTGCCCGCCGGGGCTGCATGGAGGCCATCGTGGCCCAGCTGGCTTCTGAGAGCGAGGAGCTCCACCAG GTGGTGTCCAGCATCCTGCGCAACCTGTCCTGGCGGGCTGACATCAACAGCAAGAAGGTGCTACGGGAGGTCGGCAGCATGACTGCCCTGATGCAGTGTGTTCTTCGAGCCTCCAAG GAGTCCACCCTGAAGAGCGTGCTCAGTGCCCTGTGGAACCTGTCGGCACATAGCACGGAGAACAAGGCGGCCATCTGCCAGGTGGACGGTGCCCTGGGCTTCCTGGTGAGCACACTGACCCACAAGTGCCAGAGCAACTCCCTGGCTATCATCGAGAGCGGCGGTGGCATCCTGCGCAACGTGTCCAGCCTCATCGCCACCCGGGAGGACTACAG gCAGGTGCTGCGCGACCACAACTGCCTGCAGACGCTGCTGCAGCACCTGACGTCGCACAGCCTGACCATCGTGAGCAACGCCTGCGGCACGCTCTGGAACCTGTCCGCCCGCAGCCCGCGTGACCAAGAGCTCCTGTGGGACCTGGGGGCCGTGGGCATGCTGCGCAACCTGGTGCACTCCAAGCACAAGATGATCGCCATGGGCAGCGCCGCCGCCCTGCGCAACCTGCTGGCCCACCGCCCCGCCAAGTACCAGACCACGGCCACGGCCGTCTCCCCCGGCGCATGCGCTCCCAGCCTGTACGTGCGGAAGCAGCGGGCGCTGGAGGCCGAGCTGGACACGCGGCACCTGGCGCAGGCGCTCGACCACCTGGAGAAGCAGGGCCTGCCGGAGGCGGAGGCCGACGCAGCCTCCAAGAAGCCCCTGCCGCCCCTGCGGCACCTGGACGGGCTGGCCCGGGACTACGCCTCGGACTCGGGCTGCTTCGACGACGATGAGGCGCCCTCCCTGGCCGCTGCAGCTGCCACTGCGGAGCCTGCCAGCCCCGCGGTGCTGTCGCTCTTCCTGGGGAGCCCCTTCCTGCAGGGGCAGGCGCTGGCCCGGGCCCCGCCAGCCCGCCGCAGTGgcccagaggcagagaaggaggccagCGGGGAGGTGGCCGTGGCGGCCAGGGCCAAGGCCAAGCTGGCGCTGGCGGTGGCACGCATCGACAGGCTGGTGGAGGACATCTCTGCCCTGCACACCTCGTCGGACGACAGCTTCAGCCTCAGCTCTGGGGACCCTGGACAGGAAGCGCCGCGTGAAGGCCGGGCCCAGTCCTGCTCTCCTTGCCGGCGGCCGGAGGGCAGGCGGCCAGAGGCTGGCAGTCGTGCCCACCCACTGCTGCGGCTCAAGGCTGCCCACGCCAGCCTCTCCAATGACAGTCTCAACAGCGGCAGCACCGGTGATGGGCGCTGTCCCCGCGAGCACACACGGTCCTGCCCACTGGCCGTGCTGGCAGAGCACCGCGAGGGGTCCCCAAGCAGCCAGGTGCGGCCCAGCCGGCTAGACCTCCACCTGCCAGGCAGGCAGGAGCCGGCATCCCGGGACGGCTCTGCCGCCGATGCCTGTGTACGCACCATCAAGCTGTCGCCCACCTACCAGCACGTACCGCTCTTCGAGGGCAACCCCAGGGCAGGCATGGGGTCCCTGGCCCCCGGAGCCCGGAAGCAGGCCTGGCTGCCCATGGACGGCCTGAGCAAGGTGCCGGAGAAGCTGGTGGCAGAGACCGTGCCACTGTGCCTGTCGCGCTGCAGCTCCCTGTCCTCGCTGTCCTCGGCTGGCCGCCCAGGCCCCAGTGAGGCCGGGGACCTGGACAGTGACTCATCCCTggaagggctggaggaggccGGACCCAGCAAGGCTGACCTGGACGGGGCCTGGCTCGGCCCCGGGGCTGCCTCCCTGCCTGTGGCCATCCCGGCTCCGCAGCGGGGCCGGGGCCTGGGAGTGGAGGACACCACCCCGTCCAGCTCCTCGGAGAACTGCGTGCAGGAGACGCCACTGGTGCTCAGCCGCTGCAGTTCGGTGAGCTCCCTGAGCAGCTTCGAGAGCCCGTCCATCGCCAGCTCCGTGCCCAGTGACCCGTGCAGCGGGCTGGGCAGCGGCACGGTCAGCCCCAGCGAGCTGCCCGACAGCCCCGGGCAGACCATGCCTCCCAGCCGCAGCAAGACGCCCCCGCTGGCCCCCGCGCCCCCCGGCGAGCGGGAGAGCACCCAGTTCAGCCTGCAGTGGGAGAGCTATGTGAAGCGCTTCCTGGACATCGCCGACCGCCGCGAGCGCTGCCGGCTTCCGTCTGAGCTGGATGCGGGCAGCGTGCGCTTCACCGTGGAGAAGCCGGATGAGAACTTCTCCTGCGCCTCCAGCCTCAGCGCGCTGGCCCTGCACGAACACTATGTGCAGAAGGACGTGGAGCTGCGGCTGCTGCCCCCAGCCTGCCCCGAGCGTGgcagcagcggcagcggcggcggcccCGGCCTGCACTTTGCAGGGCACCGCCGGCGGGACGAGGCTGGTGGCTGTCTCGAGGGCCCGGCAGCCACCGACCAGGAGCTGGAGCTGCTGCGCGAGTGCCTGGGGGCGGCGGTCCCCGCCCGGCTCCGCAAGGTGGCCTCGGCGCTGGTGCCTGGTCGCCGCGCACTGCCCGTGCCCGTCTACATGCTGGTGCCGGCCCCCGCCCGGGGGGACAACTCCTGCGCCGACTCCGCTGACGGCACGCCCGTCACCTTCTCTAGTGCCACCTCGCTCAGTGACGAGACACTGCAGGGACCTCCCAGGGACCCGCCCAGCGGGCGCTCCGACAGGCAGAAGCCTGCGGGTCGTGAGGCCCCGGCCAGGCAGGCCACGGGGCACAGGCACAGGGCATGGGGTGCAGGCCGGAGCCCAGAGCAGGCCCGGGGCgtgggcaggagcagggaggggctggagcttCCCCTCCGCCAGCCCTCGAGCGCCTGCAAGGACCAGGATGTCTCCCGCCCCAGCCCAGGCCGCGGGGACGGGGCGCTGCAGTCTCTGTGCCTCACGACGCCCACCGAGGAAGCTGTGTACTGCTTCTACGACAACGACTCAGACGAGGAGCCCTCCGAGGCGGTGGTGCCCCCGCGGCGGGCATCTGCCATCCCCCGGGCAGTTAAGAGAGAGCGCCCAGCTGGCAGGAAGGAGGTACAGGCTGCACCCAAGGCTGCGCCCAAGGCCACGCAAGCTGCCCGTGCCCAGCCCAGCCTCATTGCCGATGAGACGCCGCCGTGCTACTCCCTGAGCTCCTCCGCCAGCTCCCTGAGTGAGCCCGATCCCCCCGAGCACCCAGCAGGCCGGCCCCAGGCTCTCGAGCCGGCTGCCAACAAGGGGCTGGGCACTGCAGGGGGTCGTCATGGCCCCCCGAGCCCACGGGTGCAGACAGGGCTGCTCCGGCGCGGTGCCAACTCTGCAGTGCCCAGGCGCCGGTTCCAAGCATCGGGCTCTCGGCGCCGCAAGCCCCAAGCCACCCAGCCAGACAAGCAGCCTGCAGAGGGGCCCCGGGAGCGCGGGGACGAGGCGGCCAGCTCTGACCATGCCTCAGACCTTGACAGCGTCGAGTGGCGCGCGATCCAGGAGGGCGCCAACTCCATCGTCACGTGGCTGCaccaggcggcggcggcggccaccCACGAGGCCTCGTCTGGGTCTGACTCGATCCTGTCCGGGTCGGGGCTGTCGGGGAGCTCCACCCTGCAACCCTCACTGCACAGGAAGGGACGGCGGCTGCAGGCGGGGGGCCCGGTGGGCAGCACTGCGAGGCCGGAGAAACGGGACTCGGCCCTGGCCCAGCACAGCACCAGCGGCCCCGAGAAGCTGCGAGGGGCTCAGAAGACCACGTGCAGGGTGCCGGCCGTGCTCCGGGGAAGGACTGTGATCTATGTGCCCAGCCCGGCCCCCCGGGCCCAACCCAAAGGCCACCCTGGCACCCATGTGGCACCGAGGAAGATGGGACCCCCGAGTCCTGCGCAGCCAGGAGCCCCCGCCAagacccccagccctgggcagcagcGGTCTCGAAGCCTGCACCGGCCTGGCAAGAGCTCGGAGCTGGCGGCACTGAGCCCTCCCCAGAGGAGTGCCACACCGCCCGCACGCCTGGCCAAGGCCCCCTCCTCAGGGTCCTCCCCCGCCTCTCCGGCCTCCCAGGCCCCTACCAGGAGGCTGCCCACAGGCACCCAGGCAGCagggcccctccctggccccggGGCAGCTCTGGTGCCCCAAACACCCACGCGGGCCCTGCTGTCTAAGCAGCACAAGACGCAGAAGTCACCTGTGCGGATCCCCTTCATGCAGAGGCCAGCCAGGCGGGGGCCGCCagccctggccagggcagccccGGAGCCGGGTCCCCGGGGTCGGGCGGCAGCGGAGGGAAGCCCTGGCGCCCGAGGGGGCCGCCTGGGCCTCGTTCGCGTGGCCTCTGCCCGCTCCAGTGGCAGCGAGTCGTCCGACCGCTCAGGTTTCCGGCGGCAGCTGACCTTTATCAAGGAGTCCCCGGGCCTGCTGCGCCGCCGCCGTTCGGAACTGTCCACCCCAGAGGCTGCGCGCCCCGCCTCCCAGGGCGGCTCCCCCCGCCGCAGTCAACCCGCGCTGCCCActgtcttcctctgctcctcgCGCTGCGACGAGCTGCGGGCAGCCCCCAGGCAGGCTCCAGTCCCCCAGCGAGCCCCCGCAGCCAGGCCCAGTCCCAGCGAGCGGCCTGCCCGGCGCCCCAGCTCCGAGAGCCCGTCCCGCCTGCCTGTGCgcacccccaccgccccacccgAGGCGGTCAAGCGGTACGCCTCCCTGCCGCACATCAGCGTGGCCCGCAGGCCCGACGGGGCCGCCCCCGGGGCCGGCGCGGACGCTGCCCGCCGCAGCAGCGATGGAGAGGCCCGGCCGCTGCCGAGGGTGGCGGCACCAGGCACCACGTGGCGTCGCATCCGGGACGAGGACGTCCCACACATCCTGCGGAGCACGctgcctgccactgccctgcCACTGATGGGCGCCCCGTCCGAGGAgggccccagcagccccccacAGCGCAAGACCAGCGACGCCGTGGTCCAGACGGAGGACTTTGCCGCCACCAAGACCAACTCCAGCACGTCTCCGAGTCTGGAAAGCAGGGGGCCCCCCCAGGCTGCCATCTGCGGCCCCAGCACACTCACCGGCAGCGATGTGGACGGGCTTGGCCCCACCAAAGCGCCCACCTCTGCTCCCTTTGTCCACGAGGGCCTGGGGGTGGCTGCAGGGGGCTTTCCCACCAGCCGGCACGGCTCCCCCAGCCGCTCGGCCCGTGTCCCCCCCTTCAACTATGTGCCCAGCCCCATGGCGGCAGCCGCCACTGACTTGGCCACAGAGAAAGCCCCCGCTGCTGCCCCTACCAGCCTCCTGGAATAG